The Hordeum vulgare subsp. vulgare chromosome 7H, MorexV3_pseudomolecules_assembly, whole genome shotgun sequence DNA window ccgtgcctcgtttgaagtagttgtcaactagtgatttgatcttggatgttttgtatagcctctggtatttttagttgcaatagaaatgcatgtttaggtgtgttttgcttgctcgcaagttgctagaaatagtgctgttttagaggagctgaaatatttctaagtctggaatctgttttattttgttgctgtcttgtcttgcttgcatcttgtgatctgtagcttttttgaggttggtccaatggagttagttgtaccccttgtgtttctctagcatgctgagaatttttatgccatttggagacctgtagctatagaTTTTGCAGCTCTCAATATAgcctcaggctgaaaactgcactttcaggaggtgttattttcactaagtctgaaattgtgtgtgagatgccattttgtgacttctatctctagtgatccttgctgccatgctagttgttgttagttgtttgtagtagtgcgtctggccctctttcatgccatgccttgcttgagtttatcggagttgtgtagtcgaagttgtggggcgtagaaaatgctatgtggctgattttggcagattatagtcATTTCTTgtattgctcgtagtttttgaaccgtagctccgatttgatcgtgttctacatggaacttgcttagaatcttgtgtagtttcattttctcttgctggttgtttgttttgaagtgctcgtagccgtcgttgcacacatattgcagtcatgccatcatatcttgcggtgcttgtaacttttgatccgtagctccgttggagatgctctttatgtgtagattgcttgccttgacaggtagaatcacgtgaacctatttgttttgctgtttaacaaacaattaaatgcattagttcagatctggacagaattgtaaattaacgtgtgaggtcgtctcggagatgctatatgtcatttccgacctcatttaaaatgcctagataggtagtttaatttccgctccatctcttgcatgtttgacaacattaatattgctgtgtagataaccgggagtgaactaaataattaacgtggagtttcgtcaatatgcaactcgtgcatattgaacttcacttaatgtgtagtttttgattgtgtgatttgccatgccgtgacttgcatgtattcagtggctcatgcatcatatgtgttgtgcatcatgtagtgaatttcgtgtgttgatgcttgtttccggtttccccgtctcgatagagttccgcaagcgtgtcggaggtgaggacccgttcgactacgtcggttcgtctgcttcacggagtcgttcttcttccaagcgggatctcaggcaagatgatcatttccccagataccattactatcattgccatgctagttttatcgcttctatcgattatgtctcgttgcctaccacatgttagataccagcctctcaaccagTGGCGGAGCTAGAACTTTTTTGAAGCCTGGGCAACTTAAGACTGAATGTCTAGCATGCAAATAAAAAAATCGGTATTCGGATAGATAATATATAATATGCACCAATCTTGCAAAGCACAAATCCACATTGATATTTAAGTAAAAATACAAACATAACAGTCACATAAATGTAATTTTTAAAGTGaactaatatattaaaatttcatTTCAGAGAGCAAATGAAGTTGTGACTTGACAAAAAAAGTCACAGAATAGGGCGAAGCATAGAGCCGCTCAGCCAAACTATCTATCTTGCCACCAAAAGTGTAGCCGTCTAAACCACCATGAGACACCATCAATACATCCTGGAAGACACTACAGGATAAGAAAATGGATTTGTTATTCAAAATAGAGAGCTTGTAGCAATAGAAAAAGTGAGATGGAACATACCAATAGTGCGCTAAAGAAAATCACGAGGCAAATGTCCTCTCCGAGACTTCACTGCTGTAAATGTTCGAATAATATCCTTATCATCAACTAACTTGAATAATGCCCGCTCGGTGTAACATATCATCAAGTCATTGAACCATTCGTTGTTGATCTTGCTACGCAATTTattcttgatgattttcattgctGAAAATGCTCTCTCAACAGATGCGGTTGACACCGGCAATATCAATGCCAACTCAATAAGTTTGTATACCAATGGAAATACCAATTTTTTCTTAGTTTCAACCATCTTCATAGCCAAACTTTgaacatcatcacaagtagaaaAAGAAACATGCCTTTTCACTTGGCTTATGTAAGTGAGGAGCTGCTCTCTTATTGTTCCACGATCATCATTAGAGAAGTcttcatgataaatttcagcaagacGAGCAAGTTTATCAACATTGAACTTGGAGAAAGAGTCCTTGGGATCAAGACATGAGAAGCAATCAAGCACACAATTTGCTCCTTCACTAAAGCGGTGATCCATCTCCACACATATTTTGTCAATGGCAACATAAAAAATCTCTGCACGGTAATGGTGAAGATTAGTGATTGTCCTCCCTTCTCTCCTTGAACGACCACGAACTGGTATTACTTCGTCCATATTTGGTACTAGAATACTATTAGCACCACAAAATTCTTGGACATCACCAAATAAATTGTCCCAACCACTCTCTCTGAACGTTTCCAACCGAGCCTTAACATCATTAACTAATTCCATGGCAAGAACAATATTAAGATCTTTTCTTTGTAATACTTTTGAAAGCTCATTTGTGATGCCAAATAACTTCAACATAAGATTTAGAATGAAAGCAAATTTAAAGCTCTCCATTTTTTCTATCAAACCCGCTGCTTGAGATGGTCCACGTCCATATTCATCAACGGTACTAAGCACCTTTAACACAGAGGACCACATTTGATCCAAACGAAGTAAGGTAGTATGATGTGAACCCCATCTAGTATCTCTCGGTCTAGGAAGAGTAGATGATTGGTGCAAGCCCCTTCCAGTAGATATCTCACCACTCTCAAGTCTATCCAGAATATCTTGGTGTTGTGCCTCGATCAATGCATCCCTTCTCTTGcaagatgttgttgttgtggtcacaaTCAAGGAGATGTACTCAAAAAAATCATGAATAGATGAGCAACTACTAGCAACAGACACAACCACCAACTGCAGGCGGTGAGCATAACAATGAACGTAGAAAGCATAAGGGTTTTCATCTATGATCTTTTTCTTCAAACCGTTAAATTCACCTCTCATATTTGAAGCCCCATCATATCCTTGACCCCGTATCCTTGAAATTGATAACTTATAATGATCAAGAATACCATAAAGTGCATCCTTTAGTGAGTTGGACGTAGTATCTTTGACATGATGCAGAGCAAGAAATCTTTCCACAACCTTCCCTTCGTCATTCAAAAACCTATAGAAAAACGCAACAACGTCATTTGGTTGCATAGAGAATAAATGACAAACAAAtaacaaaataaaagtgaaactaCTAACCTCAACATCACAGCCATTTGCTCTTTCACAGATATATCACGTGATTCATCAATAAGCACCGAGAATTGTTTATCACCAAGCTCTGCCATGATCTTCTTGCTAACTTCATGTGCACAACACATTGCAAGCTCCTTTTGAATGTCGCCAGATGTCATTGTGCAATTTCTTCCACCACGGTCAAAAGCATCTCTGACTTGCTCATTCTTAGTTTTTTCCAAATCTATCATCTCTCTAAAGTTTCCCTTGTTTAGAGAAGTAGCTGATTCATCATGTCCACGGAATGCCAAGCCTTGTGCCATGACATACCTTGAACAACTTACAGAACAAGTTAAGCGAATCTTATACATTTCTTCTGATTCCTTGCTTGCTCTAGCAAGAGTGCTTGCCACACTTTGTCTTTGATTATTATAATCATCATAATGCTTGACACAAGAGTTGTGCTTACTACCATGTCCACCAATGTGATCTTTGAAGCCTTTAGACGCATGCTTCCAATCTGTAAATCCCTCTTTGGTGAAGACTTCATAACCGAAGTGCTCGGCCCTTCCAGGTTGCTTAAAGAgaaaacaataaaaacaataAGCTGCATTCTTCCACTCACTGTATTCTATCCATTCGTAACTTTTATACCAAGATTTAGAAAATGCTCTTGAGGAACGCGAACTTCCAAATTTAGTACGATGGTACTTTTGCACATCTGGTTGCATTGGACCCTTCAATATATATGCTCTCCTCACTTGGTCTTGAATATTAGGAGGATACTCACAAATTTGTTTCCTCTTTCCCGGATCGCGCTCAATCGCATTTGGATTGAATTCATTGGCAACGCTACGCGCTGGTTGCTCTACTCCTATTTCAGGCTGCGCATCATTCACATTTTCAGTCCTTTGCTCCAGTTCTACTTCAGGTTGCACATCGTTCATATTTTCAGTCCTTGCTCTCTTAACCAAAAACCTCCTCATCTCTGAAATTTAGTGAGTAACAAAAATCTGAAGTTAGTTTCTGTAGTTTGCAACCAGTTTGAAATCTGAAGCTAACAAAAAAGTATATTCTTCCTGCATATTAGTTTGATAGTTTCTGTAGTTTGCAAGTTGCAACAGCTAACAAAAAAATTTAACACGGAATCTTACtgaaagaagaaggaaaggaactGCAGGGAAGGAAGCAGACAAGCAGTCAGGGAAGGAAGGAACTGGGGAGAGGAGTAGATGACTGACTGCCCACGCATCTTCCGGCCGTCGCCCGTCGGCCTGCCGGCTGCCGCTAGCCTCAGGCCCTCAGCTCACCCAGCCGACAGCCGCATATAATGCCCTCGCCGCCTCGCCTTCAAGACCCGGCGCCTTCAAGTCCCTGTCGCCTGTACGCGTACTTGGAGAAAACAAGGAGACGCAGATAACTACTCCGGACTCTAGAGCGATCGATGGTATTCCCTGTCGCCTCGTGGGCTGGAATGGAGCGATTGATGCTATTCTTTTTTATTATTGTGGGCTAGAGTAATCGGGATTAAATAAATGGGCTGGGCTGTGAAGGAGGCCTAAACAAGTTTTGCCCGGGTAAATACACTCGGTAGAGAGCAGCTTTACCTGTTGTGGTGGGGTTGTGTACAACGTACGAGTGGCAGCGAGCCTGGGCAATTGCCCAGGGTCGCTGGGCGCTCGCTCCGCCACTGCTCTCAaggatgccatgttaaccttcaacctgttcgacctagcaaaccactgtctggctatgttactgctggcttaaccttgttgttagtgttgctagttgcaggtgcagatgcttccatgtgataacatgggttccttgttatatcaccatatttaactgctatttaatttaatgcacctatatacttggtaaaaggtggaaggctcggcctttctagcctggtgttttgttccacctttgcccccatagtttccgactaccggtgttatgttccataaatgagcgctcctaacacgatcggggttgttatggggacccccttgataattcgttttagattaaagctggtctagcaaggcccaactttggtactacatttgcctaaacacctaataaaattgcatagggactttccggaccccgaggataatttaatcaacccccgggccagtgctcctcatgagtgttggtcccacctgagcgatgtccggcgcccctctggtcacccggaggtttagcgattccgacgtctagctcatccgctgtgtcctgagaacgaggtacgcgactcttatcgggatcgtcgacacgtcgggtggccttgctggattagttttacctttgacgaaatatcttgtgcatcgggattccagtgatgctttgggtaatctcagagttgaggttttccactagggaatccgacgagatcgcgagcttcgtgattgaggatttctatgcggcttgtggtaatttgtgatggactagttggagcacccctgcagggttaaatcttttcggaaagccgtgcccgcggttatgtggcaacatggaaactttgtttaacactggttctagataacttgaagttaacttaattaaaacatgccaactgtgtgcgtaaccgtgactgtctctttcgtgagttccttctccgatcgaggacacggtggggttatgtctgacgtaggtaggtattcaggatcattcatttgatcatcagtagttcacgtccgttatgcgtagatttccccctcttatttcttgtactcgtaagtttagccaccaaacatatgcttagccgctgctgcaacctcaccacttaaccatacctcacccattaagctttgctagtcttgatacctttggaaatgagattgctgagtcccctgtggctcacagattactacaacaccagttgcaggtacaggtaaaggttacttgacgctagcgcgttgattgtacatttggagttgcttcttcttcttcttcttcttcttcatcgatctaggatgggttccaggccggcagcctgggatagcaaggatggacgtcgttcttcttttgtcgtttgttttcgtccgtagtcggaccttgctcttactcttgatgtttatgtaatgtactgatgtgactctgatgtagcttgtggcgagtgtaagccaactctttatatatctcttcttttccgtacatgtacttgtaacgatatccattcttgcgacacgacgagatgcgcttctatccctgacgaggccctcgtgccaaattgaggatagggtcgcatcttgggcgtgacaagttggtatcagagcctgtaccgacctaggagcctccttgattgatcgaacttggccgagtcgagtctagtgaaaaactatttgagtctagttatatatcggagagtaggattctttttttctcctcttctatgctctggtgaggaatcttgacgtaataatttactctactcctcttctcactcaaattttttttaggatcacgcggatattcttggaatctatatgatgccgatgtgacggagttctatcttggtgcctcctgtctgacttgatcttcttccggggagttgagctccaggggattcttgagcacatcgttatcattcagatttcttagtatctcagaacgaaggatgttcgtaattgcttcaatactagtagtggcaagataaccccgatgtccccagtactggtgcagattgttcgggagtactgccatactttgtatcgttgtgatcacgagggtctgtagtagatgaaggtccgagattctggttgtgtgttgatggatgtgatacaggtgacgggttagtattggagttgtgtgatattactccttgtatccgtgtaccagattgcatgaccagatatttcgggaattcataggtgggaattcaagtagttgcttataggacattcttccaacaaattctcgatgttaggttggggttcgacatctagtggattcgtttgttcacggtcgacttacagcggtacacgttgtgtcttaaagagtccttgtagcttgctacaactcggggacgcttcgtatgtcaggtgcactgccttgcacttgatggctactgtaaatcgtgcctgtgcgatcctgtccacgaaaatatcgaacggaaatctttctcatgagtttgttctggcttgcttcataagccgcaccctttgtttgttgaatatggtaattcagttgcttcgatgtcaagtggtgatttcagatctttctaaGTAGtgatctcatattcatatgagagtgctaatccttttgctctatcaattgtcttatcaattcctttcaaccggagttgttatgtcaattccattcaactggcgtgtttctctccaagtggattcaattctCTCCAATTttcgcaagatcattctctcattttattccggagttcatctcatctagcccaagttgtctttgtttttccccaccctcccgccctttttcttcagtgattggatttcatccatctgcatttcatttcagtgatgcttctgctatctcttctttctttcgtaaccggtgattcatcgtgaagattctcaggagcttcgtgttcatctttgttctttcttgtcttccttaccggtgaatttaattcagatatccgtgttcatcatatcctttttatccttgtaattctttcctatgttggaaattgttATGAGTCtatcttgctattcattcctctttttcctatccggagtgttgaagatatctctgagttttgtgttttcaattcttttaattattttgaggtgctcaacctcatctagttctcttcataccggtgcattatctctcttctaagcaatcttttctaacggtggtttctttgagtgggcccataacccacaggttctttcccaggatctttcctgaggcttttaattttttttccggagatctctaaatcttttcaactatgacataagtatgaatttcatcagtcataccccttcttcaagatcaatttgaattaattcttatATTAGTTCAACcctgcattcttcattattccgaagTATCTCATTATCctgggtgttgtttctcgtcatcattctcagcttgcaaattcgaagggtgtttctctcaaatcttgaccCATTCCCTTGGAGATTCAGCATGTCAGCTtgttgtcgtcatcttatttgtttcCAATCATGGGAATTTGTTTCttgctatccgatgcatttctgagttgtttttatttctcgttcctccgaaggccatcattttagaagattcttcgttctcagctttcagctttcatcctcaattcttctcaattgttgcctcttcgttcgtctctcgattatccggtgccttgttcaagttttctctcaggtggctcatgatctcttcattctcacgtgtttccatgcattcttggaattcccattcaggtgtgaattcttaccggtgcttccttcgattatgcttcaagtggtgcttatctctctgtctcttcaagatcttttcaagaagaataagtggtatgctaaatccgttgcttgtcatcaatcaaacttgatgaaggatgagcataacataattcttattcttacttcatcaagtgatttcaatctttcttccggagtggctcatggtttcaattcttttctcatgtgttcttcaagattcttgttggagaacctcaagcattctttcccttgcatttcagtgcattgttcttcctttatctttgaggtggtattatagcattcttgttagtataggagcctcgaagagttttcctttcaagaatgagataattaaacccatgaCTTGTTcattgagatattttcaacccatgacttgttcattgagctatcttggttggatttcacctaaagctttcttaTGGATTGTTGctttatggtgcttgtcattaatccaagttttcaatgtatcctcttggtgtaagagattgttcatattttgtttgtcccaatctatccttgtttcttttagtggttggttgtcacctcatacttcttgagatgattttcgtaagcccactactatcttgttcttttcgttgttggttttctaaccactacgtcaattctatgaccggaggctcttctattctatggtaatggtagttgtcattcttttcttcaatctcttcttccgcttgagctagttcctatttattgttccggaggcattatgatgatgctcatttgggtcaatcttgttgttctatcaagatcatggtgttcccttgctctatttagttgtttgttatgaatattgtctatttcttccaccttttcgaattttttgtcccattttcctaccgaagtgctgccgaaattttccgtgaattcttgcttctttctcatatcattcctcatctctttgcaaccttcaaggattgttggtttcactcgtttgtcaaagaagcgactaagtttttacctcttgttctttctcatcctctccccctttcattcttggatctcggggcgagatccacttgtagtgtaggagagttgtgacagcccgatgccggcgttccagaagattcccctctctttccgtttttgtcgtgtgtctgttttattttgtcgcatcatcatcgcatcattcgcatcatctgcattgcatcggcatctccgttgccgccagttttcaaacttgcatccgctagtagttgccggtcctcgtcgttgtccgttctgagtccgaccgcacacgcacgcgcccgcggcaccgtcaaaccctgtttgtaaagcgtgcgtaaaactttctctaatcgggttgagatttgacgtgcggtcgtaattagttatcgctaggccgcctgtcgaatttcgtcgcgatcggagaccgtctgatacccgaacggtcgaccgtagcggcaccgtattcgggctaccgtcggacgtttgtcggtgttttaaaaattcatgCCGCGCCACCCGTTCTCCCCTCTCGACTCCGGATATTCCCTCtaaacggccgcgtacccatacccgcgttcggaatcgtccgaatccgaccccgcggttggatccggagcgcgattccggttaaccgagccccctttttctctataaataccccccctccaTCTTATTTTTTAGACAGCccactctctcctcctcgttttccgtgcaaccccaccaaaccctagcctctctcctcccaccagtctCCTCCCACCGactgggcccgccaggcccacggctggcccgcccaggcccggccgccgccgccccgatctgtccccgagccgccgccgccgactcCTCGCAGCGCCGCAGTCGccggccgcagccgccgctgccgGAGTGCGCCACCTCGACCCCGACCCGCAGCTCCTCGCCGGAGGTACCCCGCCACCGGCCGCCACCGGGGAACGCATCGCCGCGCGCTGCAGCGCCGCCCCGCACGAAGCCCTTGCCGCCTTGCCCGCCAGCACCGCCGCCCTTGCGCCTCGCCCCCGCCGGCGGTCAGATCCGGCGAAGGCCGGCCAGATCCAGCCGACCCCGGCCCCGTCCCGACCGTCCCCGTCTCCCGTGACATGCCGGAGCTCGGCCTCCGTGCCGCTGCCATGGcgcagccgccgcctccctctgctCGGGACAGAGGAGGACGAACCGCCCTGGCGCGTCGCCCCTCCCGCTCCTGGGCCCTCTCCAGCGCGCCGACGGCCCAGGCGGCGATCGCCCCGGCCCAGTAgcgccgcccctcggcctccagCTCCTTTCGGCCCCAGGTGAGCCTGCCTCCCTAACCAGCGCCCGTGGCGCCTGATAGATGTGAT harbors:
- the LOC123412967 gene encoding zinc finger MYM-type protein 1-like, producing MRRFLVKRARTENMNDVQPEVELEQRTENVNDAQPEIGVEQPARSVANEFNPNAIERDPGKRKQICEYPPNIQDQVRRAYILKGPMQPDVQKYHRTKFGSSRSSRAFSKSWYKSYEWIEYSEWKNAAYCFYCFLFKQPGRAEHFGYEVFTKEGFTDWKHASKGFKDHIGGHGSKHNSCVKHYDDYNNQRQSVASTLARASKESEEMYKIRLTCSVSCSRYVMAQGLAFRGHDESATSLNKGNFREMIDLEKTKNEQVRDAFDRGGRNCTMTSGDIQKELAMCCAHEVSKKIMAELGDKQFSVLIDESRDISVKEQMAVMLRFLNDEGKVVERFLALHHVKDTTSNSLKDALYGILDHYKLSISRIRGQGYDGASNMRGEFNGLKKKIIDENPYAFYVHCYAHRLQLVVVSVASSCSSIHDFFEYISLIVTTTTTSCKRRDALIEAQHQDILDRLESGEISTGRGLHQSSTLPRPRDTRWGSHHTTLLRLDQMWSSVLKVLSTVDEYGRGPSQAAGLIEKMESFKFAFILNLMLKLFGITNELSKVLQRKDLNIVLAMELVNDVKARLETFRESGWDNLFGDVQEFCGANSILVPNMDEVIPVRGRSRREGRTITNLHHYRAEIFYVAIDKICVEMDHRFSEGANCVLDCFSCLDPKDSFSKFNVDKLARLAEIYHEDFSNDDRGTIREQLLTYISQVKRHVSFSTCDDVQSLAMKMVETKKKLVFPLVYKLIELALILPVSTASVERAFSAMKIIKNKLRSKINNEWFNDLMICYTERALFKLVDDKDIIRTFTAVKSRRGHLPRDFL